A genomic region of Pseudoalteromonas piscicida contains the following coding sequences:
- a CDS encoding AMP-binding protein: MTTESQLINASTLTKSYFKGPQVAPLTHLTIGQYLEDIVDNYPERDAIVVSHQSVRLNYREYLAKINQLAASLLAVGIQPGDRVGIWSPNNLEWSLVQFATAKIGAIMVCINPAYRPSELEYVLNNVECKMLVMAKSFKHSHYVDMIRELAPESYDCMFGELSSQRLPSLKQIVLIDEDIEPGLMNFSTLLSKANDAHYLEANAIAANLSACDAINIQFTSGTTGNPKGATLTHSNILNNGLLVANAMKLTEQDKLCIPVPLYHCFGMVLGNLVCISKGACAVFPNDSFDPLITLEVVEREKCTGLHGVPTMFIAQLEHSDFTQFDLSSLRTGVMAGSTCPEKVMRQVQTQMHMTDVLIGYGQTECSPINNITEIDSPVEKRVQTVGRAMPHTEVKIIDELGHIAPIGTPGEVCARGYCVMKGYWQDPEKTAATIDDDGWLHSGDLGVMDDEGFVSIVGRIKDMIIRGGENIYPREIEEVLYHHDDIQDAAVFGIKDEKYGEEVCVWVQLKPGHYISEEDIRVFLKDKLAYFKVPKYIKLVDAYPMTVTGKLQKFKMRDQMEQELHQTA, encoded by the coding sequence ATGACAACAGAGAGCCAATTAATAAATGCAAGTACACTTACAAAGAGTTACTTCAAAGGCCCCCAAGTAGCACCGCTGACTCACCTCACTATAGGGCAATATCTAGAAGATATTGTCGACAATTACCCAGAAAGAGACGCCATTGTTGTCTCTCATCAATCAGTTCGATTAAATTATCGTGAGTATCTGGCAAAAATAAATCAACTTGCCGCAAGTCTTTTAGCTGTAGGCATACAACCAGGGGATAGAGTTGGGATTTGGTCTCCAAACAATCTTGAATGGAGTCTAGTGCAATTCGCAACCGCTAAAATTGGTGCAATTATGGTGTGCATTAACCCCGCCTATCGCCCAAGTGAGCTTGAATACGTGCTAAACAACGTTGAGTGTAAGATGTTAGTTATGGCGAAGTCTTTTAAACATAGCCATTACGTCGACATGATAAGAGAGCTGGCACCAGAATCTTATGACTGTATGTTTGGCGAATTATCTTCACAGCGCCTTCCCTCACTCAAACAGATTGTGCTTATCGACGAGGATATTGAACCAGGTCTAATGAATTTCAGCACTTTGTTATCTAAAGCTAATGATGCCCACTATCTTGAGGCAAATGCGATTGCAGCCAACCTCAGTGCCTGTGATGCTATCAATATTCAATTTACTTCAGGTACTACTGGCAACCCAAAAGGCGCCACCCTCACCCACAGTAATATCCTCAATAATGGATTGCTCGTCGCCAATGCCATGAAGCTCACAGAGCAAGATAAGCTTTGTATTCCTGTGCCGCTTTATCATTGTTTTGGCATGGTGCTCGGTAATCTCGTTTGTATCAGTAAAGGGGCGTGCGCTGTATTCCCTAACGATAGCTTTGATCCACTTATCACCTTAGAAGTTGTTGAACGAGAAAAATGCACCGGGCTTCATGGTGTACCGACAATGTTTATCGCACAATTAGAACACTCAGACTTTACGCAGTTTGATTTATCTTCGCTGCGCACTGGGGTGATGGCAGGTTCCACCTGCCCAGAAAAGGTCATGCGCCAAGTACAAACCCAAATGCATATGACCGATGTACTCATTGGTTACGGGCAAACCGAGTGCAGCCCAATCAACAATATTACCGAGATCGATTCGCCTGTAGAAAAACGCGTGCAGACTGTTGGTCGCGCGATGCCACATACCGAGGTCAAAATTATTGACGAGCTAGGACATATTGCCCCAATTGGTACGCCTGGTGAAGTATGTGCCAGAGGATATTGTGTAATGAAAGGCTATTGGCAAGACCCAGAAAAAACGGCGGCGACCATAGATGACGACGGCTGGCTACACTCTGGTGATTTAGGGGTAATGGACGACGAAGGTTTCGTTAGCATCGTCGGCCGCATAAAAGACATGATCATTCGCGGTGGCGAGAATATTTACCCCAGAGAAATTGAGGAGGTGCTTTATCATCATGATGATATTCAGGATGCCGCTGTATTTGGGATCAAAGACGAAAAGTATGGTGAGGAAGTATGTGTTTGGGTTCAACTTAAGCCCGGACACTATATTTCGGAAGAAGATATTCGTGTATTTTTAAAAGATAAACTGGCCTATTTCAAAGTACCAAAATACATCAAATTGGTTGACGCCTATCCGATGACGGTAACGGGTAAGCTACAAAAGTTTAAAATGAGAGATCAAATGGAGCAAGAGTTACATCAAACAGCGTAA
- a CDS encoding efflux RND transporter permease subunit translates to MFSKYFINRPIFAFVISIVIVLAGLAAMRSLPVAQYPEITPPQVEVRAVYPGASADVLEQTVATPIENAITGVEGMMYMTSTSTNSGVTTIAVTFEIGTDVDQAAVDVNNRVKQVEARLPEETRRQGVVVQKTSSNFLQVHAFYSPDGTRESLWTSNYVTMNILDRVKRIPGTTNVQIFGAKDYAMRIWLRPDIMSQLQVTADDIAGAIREQNSQYAAGSIGATPTSQDAQSLVYSVTAKGRLSTAEEFENIIVRANPDGSTLRLKDVARVELGSKDYNFQGTINGKEAVLLGVFLQPGANALDVAKAVEAEIEQIKPQFPTGLAHVNSYDTTRFVEVSIREVLKTLGEAMILVFLVVYLFLQNWRATLIPTLAVPVSLLGTFAGLYMLGYSINTLTLFGMVLSIGIVVDDAIVVLENVERIMHEQGLQAREAAVKAMQEVSGPVVAIVLVLCSVFVPIAFLGGLTGELFRQFAITISISVSLSGVVALTMTPALCVLLLKHEHKQDAKFFLWFNDWFHRVTGRYVGAVSFMVRRGFVGLTLMVAMIGATVFLWQKTPSSLVPDEDQGYYMIAVFLPDGSSLERTAKVADEVIAAAKSNPANENVVAFTGMDFIGGGFKNSAATMFVTQTHWDERDVSAKELVGELFMKTAHINEALVLAFNPPPIFGLGTTGGFEVFLQNKGGSDPAKLKQGMQMIMAEAQKSPILTGIQTLWRPDAPQLKVHMDREQARAMGVNINSAFNALAANLGNYYVNDFNKFGRAWQVIMSAEAEFRMTPEDVGRIYVKNNRGEMVPISAFTDVEYSRGPETMNRYNNLSAVKLMGEAAPGYSSGQAIAEFERIANKVLPPDMTYEWTGSAFQEKQNSGTTGIALGMAVIMVFLILAALYERWSLPFSVMLALPFGTFGALVSIWIAGLTNDVYFQIGLVTLLGLASKNAILIVEYALMKYQEGWSPATAALEAARLRFRPIIMTSLAFILGVVPLVMSSGAGAGARHSVGTGVMGGMLSATFLAVFFLPLFFYWLMARRMSEKRSKQELSDEIAKHHKDEHVDTDEGLA, encoded by the coding sequence ATGTTCTCCAAATATTTCATAAACAGGCCTATTTTTGCCTTTGTTATCTCTATCGTGATAGTGCTTGCCGGGCTTGCTGCAATGCGTAGTTTGCCTGTCGCACAGTATCCCGAAATTACACCACCTCAAGTTGAGGTGCGTGCAGTATATCCTGGTGCATCAGCGGATGTACTAGAACAAACCGTAGCAACTCCTATCGAAAACGCGATTACCGGTGTTGAAGGCATGATGTACATGACATCAACCAGTACCAACTCCGGTGTAACGACTATTGCAGTAACTTTTGAGATTGGAACGGATGTTGATCAAGCCGCGGTAGATGTTAACAACCGTGTTAAGCAAGTCGAGGCTCGTCTCCCTGAAGAAACTAGACGCCAAGGCGTGGTAGTTCAAAAGACATCTTCTAACTTCTTACAAGTACACGCATTCTATTCGCCAGATGGTACTCGAGAAAGTCTCTGGACATCTAACTACGTCACCATGAATATCCTTGACCGCGTCAAACGTATTCCTGGTACGACTAACGTGCAGATCTTCGGTGCTAAAGACTATGCCATGCGTATTTGGTTGCGCCCGGACATTATGAGTCAACTGCAAGTCACAGCAGACGATATAGCGGGAGCAATTAGAGAGCAAAACTCTCAGTATGCAGCGGGTAGTATTGGTGCAACACCGACTTCTCAAGACGCGCAATCGCTAGTTTATAGTGTCACCGCGAAAGGACGTTTATCGACGGCTGAAGAGTTCGAAAATATCATCGTTCGTGCAAACCCTGATGGCTCAACACTGCGCCTTAAGGATGTTGCTCGCGTAGAGCTTGGTTCTAAAGACTATAACTTCCAAGGTACTATTAACGGTAAGGAAGCGGTATTACTCGGTGTATTCTTGCAACCGGGCGCGAATGCGCTTGACGTGGCTAAAGCAGTAGAGGCTGAAATTGAACAGATCAAACCTCAGTTCCCTACTGGCCTCGCTCACGTTAACTCTTACGACACCACACGCTTTGTAGAAGTCTCAATTCGAGAGGTGTTAAAAACGCTTGGTGAAGCAATGATTTTGGTATTCTTAGTGGTTTACCTGTTCTTGCAAAACTGGCGCGCAACGCTAATTCCAACGCTTGCAGTTCCGGTCTCGTTACTTGGTACATTTGCAGGTCTGTATATGCTCGGTTACTCGATTAACACGCTAACGCTGTTCGGCATGGTGTTATCGATTGGTATTGTGGTAGATGACGCCATCGTGGTACTTGAGAATGTCGAGCGTATTATGCATGAGCAAGGCTTGCAGGCTAGAGAAGCCGCAGTTAAAGCGATGCAGGAAGTAAGCGGCCCCGTAGTCGCGATTGTATTGGTATTGTGTTCGGTGTTTGTACCTATCGCTTTCCTAGGTGGGTTAACAGGCGAACTATTCCGCCAATTTGCGATCACAATCTCTATCTCTGTAAGTTTATCCGGTGTGGTTGCACTGACGATGACACCTGCACTTTGTGTATTGCTGCTTAAGCACGAGCACAAACAAGATGCCAAGTTTTTCTTGTGGTTCAATGACTGGTTCCATCGTGTAACCGGACGCTATGTTGGCGCGGTTAGCTTTATGGTTCGCCGTGGTTTTGTAGGCCTAACATTGATGGTAGCGATGATTGGTGCGACAGTATTCCTGTGGCAAAAAACACCAAGCTCTTTGGTACCAGACGAAGACCAAGGTTACTACATGATTGCTGTGTTCTTGCCTGATGGATCTTCATTAGAGCGCACCGCTAAAGTGGCTGATGAAGTAATCGCTGCTGCGAAGTCAAACCCAGCTAACGAAAACGTCGTGGCGTTTACGGGGATGGACTTCATCGGTGGTGGCTTCAAAAACAGCGCGGCGACTATGTTCGTGACGCAAACACATTGGGATGAACGCGATGTGTCGGCGAAGGAACTTGTTGGTGAGCTATTTATGAAAACCGCGCATATTAACGAAGCATTAGTGCTGGCGTTTAACCCACCGCCAATTTTCGGCTTGGGTACAACAGGCGGATTTGAAGTCTTCTTGCAAAATAAAGGCGGCTCTGATCCCGCTAAATTGAAGCAAGGCATGCAGATGATCATGGCCGAGGCGCAGAAGAGCCCTATTCTTACAGGCATTCAAACGCTATGGCGTCCTGATGCTCCGCAGCTAAAGGTGCATATGGATCGTGAACAAGCGCGTGCCATGGGGGTTAATATCAATTCTGCGTTTAACGCACTTGCAGCCAATTTAGGTAATTACTACGTCAACGACTTCAATAAGTTTGGTCGTGCATGGCAGGTGATTATGTCCGCAGAAGCCGAGTTTAGAATGACACCGGAAGATGTTGGCCGCATTTATGTGAAAAACAATCGTGGCGAAATGGTACCAATTTCTGCATTTACGGATGTTGAGTATAGTCGCGGTCCGGAAACCATGAATCGTTACAATAACTTATCTGCAGTTAAGTTAATGGGCGAAGCAGCACCTGGCTACAGCTCAGGTCAAGCTATCGCGGAGTTTGAGCGTATCGCCAACAAAGTGCTACCACCAGATATGACTTACGAGTGGACGGGTTCCGCGTTCCAAGAAAAGCAAAACTCTGGCACAACCGGTATTGCGCTCGGTATGGCCGTGATCATGGTATTTTTGATCCTCGCAGCACTTTATGAGCGCTGGTCATTGCCATTCTCGGTTATGTTAGCGCTACCGTTTGGTACTTTTGGTGCGTTGGTCTCAATCTGGATTGCAGGGCTGACCAACGACGTTTACTTCCAAATCGGCTTGGTTACCCTGCTTGGCCTTGCCAGTAAGAATGCCATTCTTATTGTCGAGTACGCGCTAATGAAGTATCAAGAAGGGTGGAGTCCAGCAACCGCAGCCCTTGAAGCGGCAAGACTGCGTTTTAGACCTATTATCATGACTTCACTTGCTTTCATACTTGGTGTAGTTCCACTGGTGATGAGTTCTGGAGCTGGCGCAGGAGCAAGGCACAGTGTCGGTACTGGCGTAATGGGTGGTATGCTCTCGGCTACCTTCCTCGCAGTATTCTTCTTGCCACTATTCTTCTATTGGCTAATGGCAAGAAGGATGTCAGAGAAGCGTTCTAAGCAAGAGCTTTCAGATGAAATCGCGAAGCATCATAAAGATGAACATGTCGATACAGATGAAGGATTAGCTTAA
- a CDS encoding efflux RND transporter periplasmic adaptor subunit, which yields MYPASIRSRVKHLSFLMLTLGTLSACSEAPQQGGHAMPPAQVSVQQVTTQSVPFDIELPATLAGDKEVEIRSRVSGIIESRNFEEGQFVKAGHSLFTIELKPFELAVDKAQAALQAAKANVDQTKRESERLERLKNERSVSKRDFDNSVSAYDIAVANLESAKVALSEAKLDLEYAKVEAPVSGIVGRELMSEGSYVSGPSVLLTELTDISTIRARFGFSEREQLTMRQDVENGSLSLPAHNEFDTTIILQDGSLYGQAGKVNFSDVRVNRFTGTSELQARIPNENGELRPGQFVRVKLSGAVRNNAIVLPQKAVLDNGTGKFVYIATKNEQGATVALPAPVKVGEWVKLNNENMWVIREGLKEGQPVIVEGMARIFFPGMPVSVSEQGE from the coding sequence ATGTATCCAGCATCAATACGCAGTCGTGTTAAACACCTATCTTTTTTAATGCTCACGTTAGGCACTTTGTCAGCGTGTTCAGAAGCACCACAGCAAGGGGGCCACGCAATGCCGCCTGCGCAAGTGAGTGTACAACAAGTTACTACTCAATCAGTGCCATTCGATATCGAACTTCCAGCGACCCTCGCGGGTGATAAGGAAGTAGAAATTCGCTCTCGAGTTTCTGGGATAATCGAATCTCGCAACTTTGAGGAAGGTCAGTTTGTAAAAGCTGGTCATTCACTATTCACCATCGAACTTAAACCTTTTGAATTAGCGGTAGACAAAGCGCAGGCAGCACTTCAGGCAGCAAAAGCAAACGTTGATCAAACTAAGCGCGAGAGCGAAAGGCTTGAGCGTTTGAAGAATGAGCGTTCGGTATCAAAGCGCGACTTTGATAACTCAGTATCGGCCTACGATATTGCAGTTGCGAATTTAGAATCTGCAAAAGTCGCATTGAGTGAAGCTAAGCTAGACCTTGAATACGCCAAAGTTGAAGCGCCAGTTTCTGGTATCGTGGGTCGTGAGCTAATGTCAGAAGGCAGTTATGTTTCCGGTCCGAGTGTACTATTAACTGAACTTACTGACATCAGCACTATTCGTGCTCGCTTCGGCTTTTCAGAGCGTGAGCAGCTAACAATGCGCCAAGATGTAGAAAATGGCTCATTGTCATTACCAGCTCATAATGAATTTGATACCACGATTATTCTGCAAGACGGTTCACTCTATGGACAAGCCGGTAAAGTAAACTTTAGCGACGTTAGGGTAAATCGCTTTACGGGTACCAGTGAGTTACAAGCTCGTATTCCTAATGAAAACGGCGAGTTAAGACCGGGTCAATTTGTGCGAGTTAAGCTCTCTGGTGCGGTACGCAATAACGCTATTGTGCTTCCGCAAAAAGCGGTACTAGACAATGGTACGGGGAAATTTGTGTACATTGCTACCAAAAATGAACAAGGTGCAACCGTAGCCCTACCTGCGCCGGTCAAAGTTGGTGAATGGGTCAAGCTTAATAATGAAAATATGTGGGTTATTCGCGAAGGCTTAAAAGAAGGTCAACCTGTCATCGTTGAAGGTATGGCGAGGATCTTCTTCCCTGGTATGCCAGTATCTGTGAGCGAGCAAGGAGAATAA
- a CDS encoding TetR/AcrR family transcriptional regulator, whose translation MTQLSPKQQSILCAAIEEFAQKGLQATTMESISQSAEVSKRTLYKHYSTKDELFDAVVELLIERIKPITAIQFIPNYDFSVQLQHLAKSAMTLLNDEDYMRLSRIVMIESMRSFEQAQNLNEKFSHCEAAMIQWFEDAANSGCLGSFDADFAAAYFLGALKKLGYWERAIKWQAPLPEAELDILVEKAVALFCNGVTQPQ comes from the coding sequence ATGACGCAACTTTCACCAAAACAGCAGTCAATTTTATGTGCAGCGATAGAAGAGTTCGCTCAAAAAGGCTTGCAGGCGACGACGATGGAGTCGATCAGTCAATCAGCGGAAGTATCAAAGCGCACGTTATACAAACATTACTCGACCAAAGACGAGCTCTTTGATGCCGTTGTTGAGCTGTTAATTGAGCGGATAAAGCCGATAACTGCGATACAATTTATCCCAAACTATGATTTTTCAGTGCAATTGCAACATCTTGCGAAAAGCGCAATGACTTTGTTGAATGACGAGGATTATATGCGTTTGTCGCGTATTGTGATGATTGAATCGATGCGTAGCTTTGAGCAAGCACAGAATCTAAATGAAAAGTTTAGTCATTGTGAAGCCGCGATGATCCAATGGTTCGAAGATGCGGCGAATTCAGGGTGTCTTGGTAGTTTTGATGCGGACTTTGCCGCAGCGTACTTTTTGGGCGCACTGAAAAAGCTAGGCTATTGGGAACGCGCGATAAAATGGCAAGCTCCGCTTCCAGAAGCAGAGCTTGATATATTAGTTGAAAAGGCGGTCGCGCTATTTTGTAACGGCGTTACTCAACCCCAATAA
- a CDS encoding ABC transporter ATP-binding protein: MYRVFERFTKPFPEQEVGQPPQGLLAFCRFYTKGMELPLLFMSLSAAILAILEVTLFGFMGDLVDWLSTYTPQTLFEAKQTELIRMSVITLVALPLLVFFHSAILHQSLLGNYPMAIRWQAHRYLLKQSMTFYQNEFAGRIATKVMQTALAVRESVMKLLDVLVYILVYFTAMLALVASSDIRLMIPLVIWLGCYICFQFYFVPKLKRVSSEQADARSEMTGRIVDSYTNISTVKLFSYTKREEEYARDSMDVFIQPVYKQMRLATSLNVSIQALNYLLVFSVAALSIYLWSFNAITAGAIAITVGLALRLNGMAQWIMWEISGLFENIGTVADGMNTLSRPLDIVDQQTAPQLDFKAGKIDFCNTTFAYKRKDAARQHNVIDNLNLHIKPGEKIGVVGRSGAGKSTLVNLLLRFYDTDGGSIEIDGQNIAKVKQESLRRHIAMVTQDTSLLHRSVRDNILYGRPDASEEELIAATKEAQAYDFIQDLEDSHGNTGFDAQVGERGVKLSGGQRQRIAIARVLLKNAPILILDEATSALDSEVEQAIQESLDALMEGKTVIAIAHRLSTIAQMDRLIVMDEGRIVEEGSHQSLLALGGIYAKLWSHQTGGFIGVE; this comes from the coding sequence ATGTATCGAGTATTTGAACGCTTTACCAAGCCCTTTCCCGAGCAAGAAGTTGGTCAGCCACCACAAGGTTTGTTGGCTTTCTGTCGCTTCTACACTAAGGGAATGGAATTACCCTTGCTATTTATGTCGCTAAGTGCCGCGATCCTCGCAATTTTGGAAGTAACATTATTTGGCTTTATGGGTGATTTAGTTGACTGGCTCTCAACTTATACACCACAAACTCTGTTTGAGGCCAAGCAAACCGAGTTAATTCGAATGTCTGTGATCACGTTAGTGGCATTGCCACTGTTAGTCTTTTTTCACAGCGCCATTTTACATCAGAGTTTATTGGGTAATTACCCAATGGCTATTCGCTGGCAGGCACATCGCTACTTGCTAAAGCAGTCTATGACATTCTATCAAAACGAGTTTGCAGGACGTATTGCAACTAAAGTGATGCAAACTGCCCTAGCCGTGCGCGAATCAGTCATGAAACTACTCGATGTGCTGGTATATATTTTAGTGTACTTCACCGCAATGCTCGCGCTTGTTGCAAGCAGTGATATACGTTTGATGATCCCGCTGGTTATTTGGCTTGGCTGCTATATCTGTTTCCAATTTTATTTTGTTCCTAAGTTAAAACGTGTTTCTAGTGAACAGGCTGACGCGCGCTCAGAAATGACAGGAAGGATAGTTGATAGCTACACCAATATTTCAACCGTAAAGCTTTTCTCTTATACCAAACGAGAAGAAGAATATGCTAGAGATAGCATGGATGTATTTATTCAACCTGTATATAAGCAAATGCGCTTAGCAACTAGCTTAAACGTTAGTATTCAGGCCTTAAATTATCTTTTGGTATTTTCCGTCGCGGCACTTTCCATCTATTTATGGTCTTTCAATGCGATAACCGCTGGTGCAATCGCAATTACAGTAGGCTTAGCCTTACGACTAAATGGTATGGCGCAGTGGATAATGTGGGAAATTAGCGGCCTATTCGAAAATATTGGTACAGTTGCAGACGGCATGAACACGCTCTCAAGACCGCTTGATATTGTTGATCAACAAACAGCGCCGCAGTTAGATTTTAAAGCCGGAAAAATCGACTTTTGTAACACTACCTTCGCTTATAAGCGTAAGGATGCAGCGAGACAACATAACGTCATCGATAACCTGAACCTACATATCAAACCCGGCGAGAAAATTGGTGTAGTTGGCCGCTCAGGTGCGGGGAAGTCGACCTTAGTGAACTTATTACTGAGATTCTACGATACCGACGGCGGCAGCATCGAAATTGATGGCCAAAATATTGCTAAAGTAAAGCAGGAAAGCTTACGACGTCATATCGCTATGGTGACGCAAGATACTTCTTTGCTCCATCGCAGCGTACGCGACAATATCCTTTATGGTCGCCCTGATGCATCAGAGGAAGAATTAATAGCCGCAACAAAAGAAGCGCAGGCTTATGATTTTATCCAAGACTTAGAAGACAGCCACGGAAATACCGGCTTTGACGCACAAGTCGGTGAACGTGGTGTGAAACTATCAGGTGGCCAACGCCAACGTATCGCCATTGCTCGTGTATTACTAAAAAATGCGCCAATTTTAATTTTAGACGAAGCCACTTCTGCTTTGGATTCTGAGGTTGAGCAAGCCATCCAAGAGAGCTTAGATGCACTGATGGAAGGTAAAACCGTTATTGCAATTGCCCATAGATTATCCACAATTGCACAAATGGACAGATTAATCGTAATGGATGAAGGTCGGATAGTAGAAGAAGGAAGCCATCAATCCTTGCTAGCCTTAGGTGGTATTTACGCCAAACTTTGGTCGCATCAAACCGGTGGATTTATTGGGGTTGAGTAA
- a CDS encoding DUF3010 family protein translates to MRTLGVEISGSEALLCMLTKEDDVFDIRDIRQRRFTLSNQGTELDEMRKFQFDFAKLVEDYGVDSIAIRQRPHKGKFAGSAAGFKMEAAIQLISGVDVQLLSSTEVKEQLKRNPIPVDYEDTGLKKFQEQAFINAYVYILRKTYGKEE, encoded by the coding sequence ATGAGAACACTTGGGGTTGAAATTTCAGGCAGCGAAGCTCTGCTTTGTATGCTAACGAAAGAAGATGATGTTTTTGATATCAGAGACATTCGTCAGCGCCGCTTTACGTTAAGTAACCAAGGGACAGAACTTGATGAAATGCGCAAGTTCCAATTCGACTTTGCAAAACTAGTAGAAGATTACGGCGTAGATTCTATCGCCATTCGTCAGCGCCCACACAAAGGTAAATTCGCAGGTAGTGCGGCTGGTTTTAAAATGGAAGCTGCAATCCAGTTAATTTCAGGTGTGGACGTGCAGTTACTATCTAGCACTGAAGTTAAAGAGCAATTAAAAAGAAACCCAATTCCTGTTGACTATGAAGACACTGGGTTGAAAAAGTTTCAAGAGCAAGCTTTCATCAATGCCTATGTTTATATTCTTCGTAAAACATACGGCAAAGAAGAATAA
- a CDS encoding endonuclease/exonuclease/phosphatase family protein: protein MAKKRYRFATFNLLNFAAPPYSFYQLHEHYNETQWQTKTQFITGLIQHINPDVIVFQEVFSPDSLQMLCEDLGLVHFATVDAPSPDHVYPSVLFKPVVAIASKLPFKSFAPLEPCPELLEYLNNQHQFKFNRTPIKCKFDIPGFGLLACYAVHFKSQRVHSMAHMLGDSNQDDPLLTLLHETVGTMQSQISRSLEASIIYYDALKTQREKQAATLVMGDFNDALDSPALSFMTQAFPPVLASNGFDSVGLFDSFLYADNNHKVKPASHYYQGEGNVLDYILCSKEFNPNRETPRVKSLHYYSYDAHLDPKRMDEDICYSDHAAIAIEITL, encoded by the coding sequence GTGGCCAAAAAGCGTTATCGGTTTGCAACCTTTAATCTACTAAATTTTGCAGCGCCGCCTTATTCGTTTTATCAACTTCATGAGCACTATAATGAAACACAGTGGCAAACCAAAACTCAGTTTATCACGGGACTCATTCAGCATATAAACCCCGATGTCATTGTGTTTCAAGAAGTCTTCTCACCCGATAGCTTACAGATGCTGTGCGAAGACTTGGGTCTTGTTCACTTTGCCACAGTCGATGCGCCAAGTCCTGATCACGTATACCCATCGGTATTGTTTAAACCCGTGGTCGCTATTGCATCAAAACTACCATTTAAATCCTTTGCGCCGTTAGAGCCCTGCCCCGAGTTACTTGAATACCTCAATAATCAACATCAATTTAAATTCAATCGCACCCCGATAAAATGTAAGTTCGACATTCCAGGCTTCGGGTTACTCGCGTGTTATGCCGTGCACTTTAAGTCTCAACGCGTGCATTCAATGGCCCACATGCTGGGAGATTCCAATCAAGACGACCCGCTACTTACATTACTTCACGAAACCGTAGGTACGATGCAGTCGCAAATCTCACGTTCACTCGAAGCTTCCATCATTTATTACGATGCATTAAAAACACAAAGAGAGAAACAGGCTGCAACGTTGGTGATGGGCGACTTTAATGATGCATTAGACAGCCCAGCATTATCTTTTATGACGCAAGCCTTTCCACCCGTCCTTGCTAGTAATGGCTTTGACAGTGTCGGATTGTTCGACAGTTTTCTTTACGCCGACAACAACCACAAAGTAAAGCCAGCCAGTCATTACTATCAAGGTGAAGGTAACGTACTTGATTACATTCTTTGTTCAAAAGAATTCAATCCCAACCGAGAAACACCCAGAGTGAAGTCGTTACATTACTACAGTTACGATGCTCACCTTGATCCGAAGCGTATGGACGAAGATATTTGCTATTCTGACCATGCAGCGATAGCAATAGAAATAACACTGTGA